Proteins from a genomic interval of Gossypium hirsutum isolate 1008001.06 chromosome A09, Gossypium_hirsutum_v2.1, whole genome shotgun sequence:
- the LOC107933632 gene encoding polygalacturonase: protein MEQATNSIERKKTEQAANSIVFLAFVLLFFASPGVADPLTYNVLNYGAKPDDNFDSTQALVAAWTLACGSINPATIYVPPGRFLVRNVVFRGQCKNNGIVFRIDGTLVAPSDYKVIGSTGNWLFFEHVNGVSIYGGILDGQGTGLWTCKRSGKGCPSGATSLGFSNSRSIEIRGLTSLNSQMYHIVINGCNNVKVEGVRVSASGNSPNTDGIHVQSSSGVTILNTRIGTGDDCVSVGPGTNNLWIEKVACGPGHGISIGSLGKEVEEAGVQNVTVKTVAFTGTENGVRIKSWGRQSSGFARNILFQHAVMTDVQNPIVIDQHYCPDEKSCPDQVSGVKISDVTYQDIHGTSATEVAVKFDCSSEYPCSNIRLEDVKLTYRNKAAEASCSNADGTASGFVQPSSCL from the exons atggaacagGCAACCAATtctattgaaagaaaaaaaacggAACAGGCAGCCAATTCTATTGTTTTTCTTGCATTTGTTCTACTTTTCTTCGCTTCACCTGGGGTAGCTGATCCATTGACTTATAACGTTCTTAACTATGGAGCCAAACCCGATGACAATTTTGACTCAACCCAAGCCTTGGTTGCTGCATGGACTTTGGCCTGTGGCTCCATCAATCCCGCAACTATTTACGTCCCGCCTGGGAGGTTTTTGGTGCGCAATGTTGTTTTTCGTGGACAGTGCAAGAACAATGGTATTGTTTTTCGTATCGATGGCACGCTTGTTGCTCCATCGGATTATAAGGTTATTGGAAGTACCGGAAACTGGCTTTTCTTTGAGCATGTAAACGGTGTTTCGATTTACGGTGGGATACTTGATGGTCAGGGCACTGGCTTATGGACTTGCAAGAGGTCAGGCAAAGGCTGTCCCAGCGGGGCAACG TCCTTAGGCTTCAGCAATTCGCGGAGCATTGAAATAAGAGGATTAACATCGCTAAACAGCCAAATGTATCATATTGTCATCAATGGTTGTAACAACGTAAAAGTGGAAGGTGTAAGAGTGTCAGCCTCTGGGAATAGCCCAAACACCGATGGCATTCATGTGCAATCATCGAGCGGCGTCACCATTCTGAACACCAGAATCGGAACAGGCGATGATTGTGTCTCGGTTGGGCCCGGCACCAACAATCTATGGATTGAGAAGGTGGCATGTGGACCTGGCCATGGGATCAGCATTGGGAGTCTTGGGAAAGAAGTTGAAGAAGCTGGTGTGCAGAATGTGACGGTTAAAACAGTTGCATTTACTGGCACTGAAAATGGGGTGAGAATAAAGTCATGGGGGAGACAAAGCTCTGGTTTTGCTAGGAACATACTTTTTCAGCATGCAGTCATGACCGATGTCCAAAACCCCATCGTCATTGATCAACATTACTGCCCAGATGAAAAGAGCTGCCCTGATCAG GTTTCGGGAGTAAAAATTAGCGATGTGACATACCAAGACATCCATGGAACATCAGCGACAGAAGTAGCAGTGAAGTTTGATTGTAGCTCAGAATATCCTTGCAGTAATATAAGGCTGGAGGACGTGAAGCTCACTTACAGAAACAAAGCAGCTGAAGCATCCTGTAGTAATGCTGATGGAACCGCTTCTGGTTTTGTTCAGCCCTCAAGCTGCTTGTAG